In a single window of the Zea mays cultivar B73 chromosome 5, Zm-B73-REFERENCE-NAM-5.0, whole genome shotgun sequence genome:
- the LOC100280115 gene encoding uncharacterized protein LOC100280115 codes for MNQFIMLQFTLFDFFPNFLSTVYSITYIYIYIYIYIYIYIYIYIYIYIYIYE; via the coding sequence ATGAACCAATTTATTATGCTTCAGTTTACTTTGTTCGATTTTTTTCCTAATTTTTTAAGTACTGTTTATAGcatcacatatatatatatatatatatatatatatatatatatatatatatatatatatatatatatatatatatatatatatgaatga